One Vitis riparia cultivar Riparia Gloire de Montpellier isolate 1030 chromosome 4, EGFV_Vit.rip_1.0, whole genome shotgun sequence genomic window carries:
- the LOC117913675 gene encoding aspartyl protease family protein At5g10770-like has translation MATPISTIFLLKFLLYAALLSSKRGLAFQGRKTALSTPSTLHNVHITSLMPSSVCSPSPKGDDKRASLEVIHKHGPCSKLSQDKGRSPSRTQMLDQDESRVNSIRSRLAKNPADGGKLKGSKVTLPSKSGSTIGTGNYVVTVGLGTPKRDFTLIFDTGSDLTWTQCEPCARYCYHQQEPIFNPSKSTSYTNISCSSPTCAELQSGTGNSPSCSASTCVYGIQYGDQSYSVGFFAQDKLALTSTDVFNNFLFGCGQDNRGLFVGAAGLIGLGRNALSLVSQTAQKYGKLFSYCLPSTSSSTGYLTFGSGGGTSKAVKFTPSLVNSQGPSFYFLNLIAISVGGRKLSTSASVFSTAGTIIDSGTVISRLPPTAYSDLRASFQQQMSKYPKAAPASILDTCYDFSQYDTVDVPKINLYFSDGAEMDLDPSGIFYVLNISQVCLAFAGNSDATDIAILGNVQQKTFDVVYDVAGGRIGFAPGGCE, from the exons ATGGCCACTCCCATTTCCACCATCTTCCTCCTGAAGTTTCTCCTGTATGCTGCTCTTCTTTCCTCCAAGAGAGGCCTTGCTTTTCAAGGAAGAAAGACTGCACTCTCAACACCCAGTACTCTTCACAATGTCCATATCACTTCGCTGATGCCTTCAAGCGTTTGCAGCCCCTCTCCCAAAG gtGACGACAAAAGGGCATCTCTGGAAGTGATTCATAAACATGGACCATGCTCAAAACTCAGCCAAGACAAGGGTCGTTCTCCGTCTCGCACACAGATGCTCGACCAAGACGAGTCTCGGGTCAATTCAATTCGATCAAGGCTAGCCAAGAACCCTGCAGATGGAGGCAAATTGAAGGGCTCTAAGGTCACTCTACCAAGCAAGTCTGGAAGCACAATTGGCACAGGCAACTACGTTGTGACAGTAGGCCTGGGCACACCAAAGAGAGACTTCACTTTGATATTTGACACTGGGAGTGACCTCACTTGGACTCAATGTGAGCCTTGCGCAAGGTATTGCTACCATCAACAAGAACCCATCTTCAACCCCTCCAAGTCCACATCTTATACCAACATCTCCTGTAGCTCACCCACATGCGCTGAACTCCAGTCCGGCACCGGCAACTCTCCTTCCTGCTCAGCCTCCACTTGTGTTTACGGCATACAGTATGGTGACCAGTCCTACTCTGTTGGATTCTTCGCTCAAGATAAGCTTGCCTTAACATCCACAGATGTGTTCAATAATTTTCTATTCGGGTGCGGCCAAGACAACCGTGGCCTATTTGTTGGCGCAGCTGGGTTGATAGGCCTGGGGCGAAACGCTCTATCCCTTGTGTCTCAGACAGCTCAAAAGTATGGCAAACTTTTCTCCTACTGTCTCCCATCCACCAGTAGCTCAACTGGATATCTTACGTTTGGAAGTGGAGGTGGAACCTCTAAAGCAGTGAAATTTACGCCATCCTTGGTGAACTCACAGGGCCCCTCATTTTACTTCCTGAATTTGATAGCGATAAGCGTAGGGGGACGCAAATTATCGACATCAGCATCGGTGTTTTCCACGGCAGGCACCATCATAGACTCGGGGACAGTCATAAGTCGGTTGCCCCCAACAGCATATTCTGACTTGCGGGCATCTTTCCAGCAACAGATGTCTAAATATCCAAAGGCAGCTCCAGCTTCCATACTCGACACATGCTATGACTTTAGCCAATATGACACGGTGGACGTGCCCAAGATCAATCTATACTTCAGTGATGGTGCCGAGATGGACTTAGATCCCTCAGGGATCTTTTATGTTTTGAACATATCACAAGTTTGCCTAGCCTTTGCGGGAAACAGTGATGCCACTGATATTGCCATCCTAGGAAATGTGCAGCAAAAGACATTTGATGTGGTGTACGACGTCGCTGGAGGGAGGATTGGATTCGCCCCGGGAGGCTGCGAGTAA